In Salarias fasciatus chromosome 13, fSalaFa1.1, whole genome shotgun sequence, the sequence TcctttgtgtgtctttttttttttgtcttatcaCTCCTGTCTCCCCATCCATTCCTGCAGATCACAGTGCGCCGACAGTGGAAGCACGTATATGATGAATTGGGCGGCAACCCCAGCAGCACAAGCGCCGCCACGTGCACACGGAGACACTACGAGAGGTGAGTTATTACGCCGGGCGCTCGCATGTGACACACGCGCCGTGGTGCATGCACGCACGGAGCGGTTCGCGTCGCCTCGAGTGAGCAAACTCCTTCGCAGCTGCATCAAACACGGTTCCACAATGCTTTATTCATAACACCGGGACACGACAAGACAAATATTGATCCTCTCGGAGGATGGTCGATGCACTTAAACATATATGAAGAACAGCGCTCGCCACGGAGGGGCGGCCCGCAAATCACACCGCAGCCTCATTGTTATGGCATGTAGCTCTGATTGCATTAAGAACTACATTCCTAATGGACCAAAATCAATTCACAGTGATGCGGGATGCTGTTATTGTCTCAGGAATAATTGATCACTTGTGTGGCACTATGGAACCAATTACGCTGTAATTTAAACCCATTGTGCGCTTGAAGGCGAACTGAGGAGGattaaaaagcttaaaaataacagcaaagtTTTGAATTATTAACAGACCTACATGGAGACACGCATATCTGTGTGTATacgcatatatatatatatatatatatatatatatatatatatatatatatatatatatatatatatatatatatatatatatatatgcggTTTCCGTGCTTTCTCCTAAATATGCATGCAGCCACATAACGCTGCgagataaaaatgaaaacgcAGATTTAATGTATTCATCTAATCATTCAGTCAGatactgcagcattttgaacttCCACATTATAATCACTCAGATGGTATTACCAAACCAAAGCAAGCATAtggatgtgatcctgagggagCTGTGAGGGTATTATGCAGGGCTGCCTGCGCGCactcacacaaatacacacacacacacacacacacatacacacacacgcccacttTCCCAAGGTTAAACAAATGCCAAATACGATCTCCCCAGCAAGAGATAACCAGTCGCTCATGAAGCAGGTCATTCCTCGGGGCCGGCGACCCTCTCCACATCcctctggctgctgcaggttcaTGCATCAGcacagctcagacacacacacacgcacacacacacacacctgtcagtaATATAGCAATATGCCAACAGTACCATATGAGGGAGCCAGGCAGCTTCATACTGTGTCAAGATTGCGTGCTGTAAGCGAGTTTACCAGCACAGGCTGaggcttttctttccttttttctttttttttttttcttttttcttttttccaaggGAAAATTTGCGAAAGCATAGGTGTGAGAAAGTGCATTGTTCACGGTGTCGCGTCTGGAGACAAGCTGACAGTGTGCCTCTAAATGTTCAGCCCAGGGTGTTTACACTGCAGTCCCAGATTATGTTTTAAAGGTGGATTTGCTGCAATCGACTCCATTATGATAGAAACGACTCTCAATAGCTGGCTTCACAGATacttcatgggaaaaaaaaagttattgctAAAGTCAAAATTCGCCTATCATTTTCGTTTTGTTGCAAAGAGTTACTTCGTAGCCAGATGCGATAAGCGACATTGTTCATTAGTGTGTGAGGTGTAAATGGGGCTGTGCTCAGGCGAGGCGGGCGGAGGACGACGGATTCATGTGGGACGCGCCGAGGCGTGACTGCTGCTGCGCTGGCCTTTCCCTCTCCAGCCACCGAGAAGCAGCTGAGAGAAAATAATGCTGAATCAATACAAAGCAATAATatccacacactgcagtgaataTCAGGCTGACAGAGAGAAGGTGTaagagggaggggtgggggtgagagagagagagagagagagagagagagagagagagagagagagagagagagagagagagagatcagctgAAGCTGAGCAAGTTTCCATTCAGGGGAATAATTTTAGCTGAGCCCTGGTGTTTGGGCTGCTTGGAGGGCAATTAGCTTCATTGTATTAACTCAGCAAACACGGCCATTCTCTCTGCATGATGAATGAGGCTGTTTGTGGGCtcgctgaagtgtgtgtttgttccccAGAGGCGTCTTTGTTTCTACCTTTAATCATTAGTCAATGTGCTACAGAAATATAATTCACAGGGAAGAATATGCAGTGAACAAACTGGAACAACACCtatgtttttcctctcctctcccaaGGATCACTTCCGATTTGTCTCACAGGACtaaagtagagtagagcagGAAATAAAAGGTCTCCAGCTAGTGGGGGGGAAAGGAAACAATATTTCAGGACATAATTGCTTTCAATTAAGTGGATATTCTTGGCTGTCGTGATGTTATTTGGGTTAAAGACTGTGAATATCCACAAGCATTCAGCTCCAGTTTTAAATTATACACATTATCCCTTTACAGCCCTAATGGTAAAATCATATGAACTGGTTTCCTAGGAGATATTATTGTGAAAGATGGAGCCAGGGGCATAATCACAGTATTTATGTTGTCCAGGAGCAGGCGGTAATCACTGGTAGAAATGGAGTTACATAGCTGGAATTGAGCAGGAGATAACCTCAGCTAATTGTCATTTTCAAAGTTACTGTTGTTTAGTCACAGAGCGCCGTTCATTAGCgcacggggggggggaaaaaaaaaatcaatgtagAAATGTCCAAGCCAAGGTCTGCCGCCGCAGCTACGGGGAAGCTTTaatgatatttatttaaacCGTTTCCCGAGATTAGCTGTCAGGGCCCGGCGCTCTGAATTAAAAATGAGGTCATGAAAAAGATGGCATCAATAACCTTGAAATAGACTGCCTTTTGCTTCTGTGCTGTGCCATTTTCTCTGTGCTCCCCCCTCACTCTCcctttcactctctctccctgcctgcCTTGCACTTCATGCTGTTTCTTTCATTATACAGGTCAGCGCCTTTTAACAGCTCCTACATATTTAATCTTCCCGGTTTCCTACGTGATCTCTTGTTACAGAAACATCACGTTCCACTATCTCTCTTCATTTCTGCCTGTTACTGATTTTTAATACCTCACCGTGCTTTGGCAGGCTAATGTAATTGCACAACGGGGCTGATAttggggagggagggagaggggggggcgggTGGTTTTGGAGGTGGGATGGGGGgtatccatggcaacagagTAGCAATTTAGAATAATTTGCTATTTAAAAACTCTGAGGTTTTGGGCAATAGCGCAGAGCACAGATGAGGAGTTTTGGATTAAATCATTTCATCTGAAGTATTAGATGTTTGCCAGATGTACTGTACACGGAGTCTACGGCTGGTGAAATATTCACCGGCTCAGATCATGCAGATATGTGTTTCTTTTAAGACAGATGCACGCCTGTTCCAATTTTAGTCGACTAGATGTTTTATTGATTCAGCCTTTATTCATTCCTCCTGGTATCGATGTTCCTCTGCATTCACTAAAGCTGCTCTCCAGATATGAAAACACATTAATAGGAGACCTTGAGTCAGTGTTTACACCCAGAATTATAGcagattatttttaatatctttttttaagaagaaaaaagggaCAAGAGATTGTTTAGTAGCTTTTATTCTGAGCGTGCTCTGTAGCGTGCACTCGTCAGCAGCTCTCTGCATTGTCCTTGCTGTTTTGCAGATGCATCAAATGTGGCGCATTACACATTAGcttgcctttcttttttctttttttttcccctaataCTGCAGCCCAAACACAGACTTCAATTATTCCCGTCTCTTGTTCTAACGCTGGGTGAATCATTGGCTCGCAGTCAGGGCGGTGTGCAGGGAGTATCAACTTCATGCCATCTCTGCCTTTTTATTCCCAAACCTGAGAGAAGTCGGAAGGGAGGGGGGTTTAATAAACAAGCAGTGTGACTCAATAATAAGAAATAAAGCAGTCAGGAAAGGGGGGGTTACAGGGATTTAGAAATGAGAACATTGTTGTGGATCATCTGTCAGCATTCTTTAGTAGCATAAACAATGTCTCAACATGTTGCCTGTATCAAAAGCACGGCCAAATTCTTTGTATATCCATGACTCTTCCTCTGAATCTGGACTTCAGCAACAGTGGGAATGCAGCCAAAgagctgcatgttcttcatACTAAAATAGCAGGCAGTTATTTTAACCTCTGAGAGCTAGATGGCTTTCCCTAAGACAAATGCTTCCTTGAGTATTCGgtgattcaaaagaaaaaaaggcttgttgttttttgttttttttttctccgcagCAATCTAACAAATCACAATATTGAGTGATTTCTTTATGTGTGGAATTTAATCAAAAGGTCCAAGGTTTCTTTCCCTCGTGGCAAAGAGAAATCACAAATTATAGCACTGATGTGTGACAGGCAATCGACTGTATGGGAATCTATTCAAGTCTGCTGAGATTAATAACTAGTTCAGCGTAGCAAATTAAATTAATGACGTTCTAACTGAGATTCCAGTCCACTTTAGGGCAGCAAAAGGGAACATACTCTGTACATTATGGGATATTAATAGTTGAGTGACTGCAGGACTTGAGTGTATGCAGAATAGTCCCCGTTTATTTTAAACAGTTAGCACTCGTGGCTTCCACCTGCTATGGCGAACATTTACTGCAAGCTGCGGCAGCAGCTAATGAGAACAAACCCCGGGGGAACAGTAGAGGTCACTTTAAATCTGGTATTTTCAGACTTGACAAAAGACTTAAGTTTTTCATACATTCCTGCGCTGCCCTCCTGTTTTAACGGCATGAATGAGGGTCACCTCAAGTGGTTTGGCTTGGAGACAAAAGAGGGGCTTTGAGGCATGAATCCAAAGCAGAGGGACCGGTTACAATGTCTGTTTATCCCTCCGCTGGCGTCtccgctctccctctcctccaaacTACTTATTGTCTTTTCCTCATTGCTGTGATGATGCTTAATCATTGCACTTAGATTTCATAAAGATTGGATTTTaccctttttattttattccctGCTCCTCACAGGCTTGTAAAAGTGAgttattttctttcctccaaATCTTTGTACAGCCCCGGGGGCTTGTCCACCAGCTCTTTAAAtagtttcttttccttttttttttttttttttcttttttctttaacgcATGGAGCAGCTCTTGTGATCTTAACACAACACCAGCTAAAATTAATTTCAGCACGGACGGGAGGGAAATTGTTGAAATGGAACAGCCTGCAGGCTTTTTCCACTTATTTGGTGACTTAGGCATTTCTTGGATTTGAGCACACTGCTTGTTCCTGTAACACAAAACTCAGATGAGAGCAGCACATTGCTGGTAAAGTCACCTTGTTTTTGCcaacttgacttttttttttttcttctttcagtggGGTGGGGGTGCTTTGTGTAATCCATTATTTCAAAGGCACAGATCTGCTTACTTGACAGTTGTGCGTTTATGAATTACCCAGTTATTGATCTTCCTGCTTTTCAGATCACTGGGATACGACACGTCGCGCACATATGATGAAATACGTTTAATCTTAATTACACCAGACAGCTTCTATCTCCAACTGCTCAATGTTTAATCTCTTCCTCGCATATTTTAGTTGCTTGTTATCAACACTGGAAAACGGCTGCTTAAACAAAAGCCAGATGATAAATTGGCATGAGAGGAAGTTAAGTATTTATTGACCTCATAAAAATGTTGCCTCTCCTGCCTTGATGAAATTCTTTTCCCTGTGTCTGTTAGAGCAGCATGCGCCCCCAAGTGGCTCAAAGCAGGAACTACATCTGGCCTTCTCTCAACCAATAGTGTGCCTGCCAAGCTCAACCCTTCCCCTAGCCTTGGAGGAAATTGCCACTTATAGAGGCATTGTATTTTGAGTGGTTATTATATCGTGTTACACAATCGGGACGAAGTTTAATGCACGCTCTGCGAATTCACTATTTTTTGACATTGAGAATAGTTTCGGTCCTTGTacggtttgttttcctttcaataCATAGattagaatagaaaagaaaacaagtggCTATCCAGCGGATTGATGGAACAAATTAATCACACACTtggatttttttgtattttttttttatttttcggTAAAGACATCTTATTTTAGTTAAGTGTAACAATACAAATAATATCTGACAATGCAGGGGAATTTCCTGAGCCTGATTTTTTGGCTTCCCAGCCAACATAACATCTTAGACTTTCCATTTGAAACTATTTAAGGCTCCAGTAATTTCCCGGGCTCAGCTCTTACATTATCCGCGCCAGCGACACCCCAGCCCCCCACCTCATATTGACATTCCATAAAGTTGACCCCGGCCAAGGCAGCCATCTCTTTCCCACAGATCACGCTGATAGTCAACAGTGCAGCTGTatatatgttttcttttctctttttctgttttcagctctTTGATCAGTTATAGAAAGCTGGGTATTTGCATTACCAAGTAAGAAGAAATGGGCTTTATCtggatgaaatatttattatatCTCCTTCATCTGTGCAACAATATCTAATTATAGAAAGCCTGTGAGGCAACTCCCCGTTTCTAATGAATAGCACTGTTGctattttaaagtttaaaggaCTGCGTGTTTTCATCTCTTGTTTTCTAGgatttgttattttctttattcGCAGTGGTTTCTGCTCTTCATTAACATGTCATtattccctctttctctccctcctctcctttttttcctctctctctctcgcgctctccctcctctcttctctttcacAACCTctttgctctctgtctctccaatAAGTCACATTTAATAGTACATTTCCTTTCTTGGCCTGGGGCCTGGTGCCAGACCAGCTGTATGAAATGTAGTttcaccgctttccctgccAGCACTTTTGTTCAgaggaaaaataacaaaaaatccCACAGAGCCTCTTGAACTCTCTGAggcttttttcttccttttgaagAGGAGGCGAAACAGCTCTtgattcattgtttgttttacCGCCATGTCCCTCAAAAGGAGTAGTGCAACCGTCTCTTGTCGTTACACGAGGAgaccttattttttttctcatgactGAGAAAGTCATGTTTCTGTCGAGCTTTCACGGGCTGTTGTTGTAAAGAAACTGACAGAGGAGCAGGGGAGATTTCCAGAGGTCCTTATTGAAGTTTTgcagttgttgtagttttttgtttttttttcagttgtcttGGTTTCCTCTTCCACGGCGTTTCTTATTTCTGGTCCGGTGCCAATTTCCATTTTCTTCTCCCAGCAATAAAAGTCTGAAAGTTTCCCTCGCTGGTTTCTTCATGTCATTATTTTACACATGGGTATTGTTATGTTATCCAGATCTTAATGTTCCCATTAGTTATGACATCAGATATGGAAAATTGACTTGGGATCTGTTCAGAGGAGAAATAACAGAAGTCAGAAATAGTTGGGTGTTTATTCTACATAATGTTCCTTGTCACTGAGCATGTACCTAATTAAGTTGGAGCGTTGTGCAGATACGTTTAATCAAATGTGTTGAAAACTGTGGCGTTCTGTAACCAGCTGACATCTTTTATTACTTTAATCACTTCCCCGGCTTGTGTCATTAATCACATTAGTTGATTAAATTAGATATTGATTGCTGTGAGGTTTCTTAAACAGTTTGACTTCAGTTCCTCCAGatattttttctcctttttttttatatccttCCACATTAACTTCACACGCCCATAAAGAAAgaagcacacacgcacacgcacacacgcacacacacacactcacacactgtgcTGTCAAGGTTAAAGTAATACCAAATGTGATCTGCCTCAGCTGGAGACAACTGGTTAttcacattctcacacacacacacacacactctggcacCCATCTGAGCCTGGATTTCCCCTAACCTACTTTAATTACAATAGGATTGTTAATACTTGCCAGGTATTAAAACAAGGAGGCATTAAAGCGCGGTATTTGATACACCGCATGCTTGCGGCAAAGCTGTAGCTCATTCTGTTTTTGCTATTACTCAACAAAACACTGACGTGGTTTAAAGTAGTTTATGTTttggggggaggaaaaaaaaaaacgaaacacaGTGTTATGGCATTAAGATGTATCTTTGGGGTTCTTTCCCATCgtaaaatgttgaattttgacattgtttttttttttttgtgtgtttgctgactCAAAACACAAATGTGCTCTCCACATGTGGCATGACCCGACTTGATCGTCCCCGCTGTGTGCGCTTTCCTCCGCAGGCTCCTCCTCCCGTACGAGAGGCACATTAAAGGTGAGCAGGACAAACCCCTCCCCTTGGCCAAgcccaggaagcaggaggccaGCCAGGAGAAGGCCGCCGCAGCCAAGGCCAAAGGTGTCGGGGCCAAGAAATTAAAAGCCCTCAACAATCCCAAGGTGGGGAGCAAAAAGGAGCGAGGGGAGGCGACGAAAGGCCAAGAACAATCACAGGTCAGTCGAGGCGTCTCCCAACTGCTGCCTCATCAGGTTCCGTCCTCACGCTCACTTTtatgtccctctgctttctcaTCAATGCCCTTTCTCTGGAATCCATGTTGTCTTTGAAATTGCCCAATAATAAGAAAATATTGGAAtgtcctgttgttgttgttttttttttctctctctctctctctttgacaAAATGTAACAGCTATTATTTTCCCCGCATGCAGGAGTCCAAGGGGAAAGAAGAGAGCCATGAGCTGTCTGCAGCTATAAAACAGGAAGTATCTCTGCGAGATGAACCCATTGtaatagaggaggaagagttaCATCTTACCCTGAAGAAAGAGGAGTCCTTGGCATCGGAGCAGACGTCTTCACTCTGTCCCAAAGAGCCAGAATGCCGAGCCCCACATGGTCTCCCCCTCCATGCGGGGCCCGGCCCCCAGCCTGAATGGAGACAAATCACTGAGGCTCTCCAAGAAAAACTTACCTGTGACCAGCAAACCGAAGGGCATTTCATTCCTAAAAGTCATTATCTGCCTCATCGTTGGGATCAGAACAAGCCTGCTGGACACGTTGCTCTGCCCGAGCCCTTCTCCAGGGTCAGAGACTCTCTAGAAAGTCACGGCGGGAGAGTGGGGAAGGTGTTGCCCATGTGCAAGCAGGCCGACAGACAGTGTATAGACTTCAGCACAGATTCCTTCCCAGAGAAAGAAGATTATGTAGTCATTAAGAAGGAATCTGCTCAGGGCCCCGGACAGCCGGCCGCCTACTGCAAAAGCAGCCAGGGGGTCATGTCTCCGCTGGCTAAAAAGAAGCTCCTGTCTCAAGTGTGCGAGTCCAACCCTTTCTCCTTCACGTCTCTTTCCCTTCAGCCGCCGCCTCCCACGGCGGCGTCTTCTCTACCCATTATATCAGTGGCCGATCAGGAGAGGGACAAGAGAAAATgtgaggaggaggtggcgggACAGAGGCTCGGGGGCGTGTCCGACAGCATACCCGAGGTAGCGCCCATATTCCGGCCGTCGGTTATCCAGCATGCCCAGAGCAGTAAGCCTCACCAGCAAGCCAGCAGTGGCCAAtcagagaggagctccgccGGGGACCTTCCAGAGACTTACAGCTGCCGCACGAGCCATCACCTTCAGCCTCAGGTCAGCGCGCCCTGGCAGCCCTATCTCCCCCGGAGCCATACCCAGGACAGTGTGGAAAACTCCggggagaagctgctgcagggccCGGCCGCCCAGCCCCGGAGCTACGCAGGCGACTGCTACTCCTCGCCTCACCTCCACAGCCTGTACAGGCAGACCGAGAGCTGCCTGAGCCAGGAGAGGATGGCCGGCTTCTCCAGCGGCGAGCGGAGGGAGCACTACGCGAGGGAGCGCGAAGGCAGCCAGAGCTTTGTCTGTGGCGGTCTGGAACAGGAGGGCTTGGCCTACAGGTCTCACTACGGCGACAGGACTCAAACGCACGGAGAGAGCCGAGAGGCCGACGACGAGCCCAGAGACTTCACCATTTCCAAACCGCTCTCCCAGAGGGTGTCGTCCTTCTCGAAGCCCCCCTTCTGCAGTCTCCCGTATACTATCATGCACCAGGGTTTGGATTCGCACCCAAAAGCGTGCCGAGTTTCTCCTATGACAATCTCCCCCCCCAAACAAAGCCCAGCAGAGTCGTCGCAGCCATTTCCCAGCCCCAAGGGTTCCGGCGACCCGTCCCTGACCAGCCCCATCCGGCCCACCAAGCGGAGCCTGGCCGAGCCGGACGGCGAGGACGTCCCCGAACGGAAAGTGCGGGTCGTGACGCCAATCCACCCCGCCGGTACGATCCGCCGCGGCGACCCCGAGGAGCTGAAGCCGGCCGAGCCGGCCCACGCCGTTCACCTCAACAACCACCTCCCCGAAggccaccccaccaccaccttcCCCCCGCACCACGCCGCGCCCCTGTACGCCGGCATATACTCCCCGGGCGGCCTGGTCTCGGCCGGGGCCCAGGacggcctccagcagcacccGGGCCTGCAGTACCTGAAGAGCCAGTCGGCGGTGTCGCCCCTCGTGCCCCCCTTAGCGTTCCACTCCATGATGCTCCACAGGCAGCTGCTGGCCTCCAGCCCCAGCCCACACCACTTCTACAGACACCCGGGCGGGGCGGCGCTGTACGGGGACCTGTTGCACCACCTGTACCCCCTCTCGACCCTGCCGCCACCTCAGCTGTCCTCGGTACATCCCAGCACCAGACTGTGAGGGAGAGAAGatcccttttttgttttgtttttttttctgctctccctcctcctcatcatcaatAAACTGTCTcagcttctctttgtttttctgtctctttctcggGGATTGTGGCTCAGTAGATATAAAAACACTGATTATATAACTTCGGCTGATAGCAAATGAATGCATCAGTCTGTCGGACTGAAAAAAATTCCATTTCTTTTTGTATCTGTGTATGCCTTTGTTTATATACTTTGCactgttctttatttttttttttgtatcaccACTTACTGTATCTTTGTGTTGTTGTATCCTTATTTGCACAGTgctcatgtgtgtgtgctcaccaaTCAGTTCCGCCGCTCTCAGTAACCACGAGTCAGGTTGTCGCTCCGGACGTGTGAAAAGTGGAGGGCAACAGAGAAAAGCCATTTGTTTACTGCGTCTGAGGGCTAAAAACTTTGTTGCTTCAAAACACTACAAGTAACACGACGACGTAAATGAAATTCTCGATATAGCTAGAGATGCATTTCACTATTGCAAACAATGTCCAGCAGCTGTTAGGAGCATTCTAACTCTATGGGCAAGGCGGTGgtgttgtgtctgtttacatgtctCCTCGCTGAACTCTGTTGCCTGTTTTGCGCCACAGCAAATCCACCCGGACTCCTTGGGAATAGACGCTCGGCGAGGTGCTGCGTAACGCGAATCGCTTTCACCACGACGTCACGTTGAGAGGTGCTGTGTACGACAGATGTACTGTAGACTCACTTTATCTCAGTTTCAGGTTTCATTCATGAGATATTTCAGCTCCAATGCAACACAAGCAGTCGTCTTGTTCTGTTCTGTtgacaaaaaatgaatgtttttgtttttgtttttgttttttttttgttatagtTATTAAAAAGCTGTTATAATTTTCGCTTTCTAAATTGAAAGTAatttcacccccccccacccccaaaccccaaacCCCTATTTTTGTGACGAGTAGACTGTAGcggcttgtttttctctgtaggAGCGGCATAATGAAGCAGCCGTCTGCTGTGGAATGCtcaccgcaaaaaaaaaaaaaaaaaaaaaaagaaaagagagagaaaaaaaatcagcatttcatctttttgttcTTGACTTGAAacgctcttttttttcttttttcttttttttttttctttgggtgAACAGACTCTTTTATTCAACAGGCTGAAGACTCACTGTATGATTTGATAGGAATGTTGTCACTTAGGATATTACTGCTTTGCAAATATCTGTGCCTTTCGCAGTCTTGGATTAGAGTTAGCACTACAGTTGTTAAGGTTTCTCTTCTGTAGCAGGGTAGGAATGTCAATATTACTGTCACTCGGCGCACAGACACTCGTACGGGGGGGAAAATAAAGCATATGGCACACTTCAGTCACCAGACTTAATGGGTGAGGCACAAGACTTAACATCTTAGAAAtgtaaacagtgaaacaaatgGTTAGCAATGTGCGCTTAAAGGAATCCATTCACCTAGTTTAACTTTACCAGACGGTCGGTTATACAAGAAGCTCTCAGAGATTTACTGATAGTTGATATTGA encodes:
- the arid5b gene encoding AT-rich interactive domain-containing protein 5B, whose protein sequence is MEPNSLKWVGSSCGLHGPYIFYKAFKFTRDGKPRILSLGDFFFVRCKPEDPICIAELQLLWEERTSKQLLSSSKLYFLPEDTPQGRTVTHGEHEVIAVSEKVIVRLDDLVKWTVPDFSGWANGLKAEPLKPSVLRELGTNGRREALHRYRESTLTSGLNFKDVQRERAQLGQEEDGRKVLVLSYPQYCRYRSVLVRLREQPSSLLIDHTVLALGGIAALGAGTRILYCRDTFEHPTLLQNESICDEFAPNLKGRPRKKKLSISQRRDSQSQGQGSSGSPQGTAAVTSQDPSSPESKATTKVRPHCKTVPNGKITSAARQRAANGLGKKSASEDKERGRERDKEEDKEERSEEETSEESRAEEQSFLVALYKYMKDRDTPIERIPFLGFKQINLWTMFQAAQKLGGYELITVRRQWKHVYDELGGNPSSTSAATCTRRHYERLLLPYERHIKGEQDKPLPLAKPRKQEASQEKAAAAKAKGVGAKKLKALNNPKVGSKKERGEATKGQEQSQESKGKEESHELSAAIKQEVSLRDEPIVIEEEELHLTLKKEESLASEQTSSLCPKEPECRAPHGLPLHAGPGPQPEWRQITEALQEKLTCDQQTEGHFIPKSHYLPHRWDQNKPAGHVALPEPFSRVRDSLESHGGRVGKVLPMCKQADRQCIDFSTDSFPEKEDYVVIKKESAQGPGQPAAYCKSSQGVMSPLAKKKLLSQVCESNPFSFTSLSLQPPPPTAASSLPIISVADQERDKRKCEEEVAGQRLGGVSDSIPEVAPIFRPSVIQHAQSSKPHQQASSGQSERSSAGDLPETYSCRTSHHLQPQVSAPWQPYLPRSHTQDSVENSGEKLLQGPAAQPRSYAGDCYSSPHLHSLYRQTESCLSQERMAGFSSGERREHYAREREGSQSFVCGGLEQEGLAYRSHYGDRTQTHGESREADDEPRDFTISKPLSQRVSSFSKPPFCSLPYTIMHQGLDSHPKACRVSPMTISPPKQSPAESSQPFPSPKGSGDPSLTSPIRPTKRSLAEPDGEDVPERKVRVVTPIHPAGTIRRGDPEELKPAEPAHAVHLNNHLPEGHPTTTFPPHHAAPLYAGIYSPGGLVSAGAQDGLQQHPGLQYLKSQSAVSPLVPPLAFHSMMLHRQLLASSPSPHHFYRHPGGAALYGDLLHHLYPLSTLPPPQLSSVHPSTRL